Proteins found in one Oncorhynchus gorbuscha isolate QuinsamMale2020 ecotype Even-year linkage group LG15, OgorEven_v1.0, whole genome shotgun sequence genomic segment:
- the fam174c gene encoding protein FAM174C, which yields MTFQAVMRILLPTLWAISTFADERTKSPTTTGITAAGNTKHVTNSSASNTTSKNNHSSIFNSFDVDSSMIQRALYVLIGVTTIGVFYFLVRAVRQKKRTTSKKKYGLLSNYDDSVEMAVLESDEEDDTVYEARSLRR from the exons ATGACATTTCAAGCAGTCATGAGGATCCTTTTACCGACGTTGTGGGCTATTTCAACCTTCGCAGACGAAAGAACGAAGTCGCCAACAACAACAGGCATTACTGCTGCTGGCAACACCAAGCATGTCACGAATTCGAGTGCCAGTAACACGACGTCCAAGAACAATCATAGCAGCATTTTCAACTCCTTCGACGTTGATAGTTCAATGATACAACGGGCCTTGTACGTCCTTATTGGAGTCACCACCATTGGCGTGTTCTATTTCCTCGTGAGAGCTGTGCG GCAGAAGAAAAGAACAACCTCTAAGAAGAAGTATGGGCTGTTGTCAAACTATGATGACAGTGTTGAGATGGCTGTGCTGGAGAGTGATGAGGAGGATGACACTGTATATGAGGCCAGGTCCCTGAGAAG ATGA